The sequence below is a genomic window from Gouania willdenowi chromosome 12, fGouWil2.1, whole genome shotgun sequence.
ACACAAGAATACGCTCTGTGAGAAATAAATAACGTGCTTTTGTGGGACAGCGTGTAGCTCCAAGTGGGTGTGTAAACACGGCTTTAATCCACTTAGATAGCAggtcaggagaaggagaaggaacgTGGGGATttagagccacacacacacacacacacacacacaatgggttTGGCTGCACAGGTGAACAGGATGGgttagaaaacacacacacacacacagggtaaaTTTAGACTCAGATCATCCTTCAGGGAATGTTTGGCAAAGAATATTACAACATGATTCTGGGAAGAGGTTCCATTTTTACAGTTTCTGGTTCAATACGTGACGTAAATACAGACGACTTCTGTTTGAGGTTGACTTTGTCAAAGTGAGTAACTTGTtcttgaaaaacatttttgctaTTTAACAGtaattacatttagtttttggtCTGACGAATGGAGCAGGTTTCTAATCAAAGGAGAGTCTAAACTGGGTCAGACCAGAAAAATACAGCAATTCAGGTTTTCCGTGTGTTTCcatacggaagaggattaggggccaattttgatggaaaaaaaatattttgggcaaatcaaggtTAAAGTTTGAATTTtgaaattaaagttgaaaagatgagactaaagtggaaatgttgagaataaagttgaaatgttgagaagtcgaaaagacaagattaaagccgaaatgtcgagattaaagtttaaatttaatttcgTCCTTAAAGTGGAAAAGACAAGAATATGGTtgaaattaaagttgaaatgcaatgttgaaaataaagtcaaaaagacaaaattaaagtgaaaatgtcgagaataaagtaaaaatgttgaGAAGTCGAAAATTCAAGATTAAAGCCGAAATGTAATGTCTCCTTAAAGTGAAAagacaagaataaagtcaaaatgtcaagtttAATGTTGAAtcgttgagaataaagttgaaatgtcgagaattAAGTCTAAATATAATGTTGAAGTCGAaaaaatgagattaaagtccaaatgtaaaaaataaactcaaaatgcaATATACCGTGATAAAAGTCAAACCTTtgcaaataaagtcaaatctacggaagctgacgagggccaattcaccatatttgacaacagtctccatccaAACTGGCATTTTGTAGAAGGCCACGATTTGCTGTTTGTTGTTGAATTGATCCTCGTCTGTAGATTTGACCCTATTAGCAAACCCTCAATttaatcacaatattgtattgactttattttcaaaatttcaactttcatCTCGTCTTTTCGACTgtaatcttgacattttaacattttgacatttttgatttgcccaaaataatttaaaaaaaaaaaaaaatggccatAATTCACTTTCGTATTTATGTTTGGGTTGCAAAAGGGCGGGAAATTTCTctggaatattaaaaaatgtaaactttttatctgaattaaccagaaattaggATAAACCtttaaataactgatgctgatttttttttaatttttttaagatGAGGCTAAAATAAAATTTACCAACTATATTTAACAAACCTGTTCAGGGCAAaccttcaatttaaaaaaaatcctgttaattcctataataaaattaaaaaaaaaaaaggttataaaTAACACGTTTATTTAGAAAATTCCAGTCTTGGTTCCATCTCTGATGTTTTGTTCTATTGTTGATATTTTTCTAGTTTTGTTTCCCGTCTGATTCAGTTTGTTTTAGTTAAACTTTAGGAAATTCTCTCTTTTCGGCCTTGGTTCGTTACTTCCTTCATATTAAATCGTGTTTCTCACCTTCTTTCCACCGGACCCTGTCTTGGCAAGGCAGGACTTGTCCAGGGACAGGTACCCACCGACGACCTGGATGTCTTCTGCTGCAGGGTAGCGCTTCTTCAGCAGGGTGCCCAGCTGAGAATAGGGGGCCTGGGGGGGCGTGGACCCAGGTGGGGCCTCACTCAGGGCATCCTGTGGGGGCTCCGGGGAGCCTTCCGGGTCCACCCTCCGTTTGGGGACCACTGTAAAGGTGTTCCCCTTTCTCCTGTGCACCACGGGGCTCGGGACAGGGACTCTCTGTGGGGGCTCCACCTCCACCTCGTCAATGTTTGTCACCGGCAGCTGGTCGGCAGGGGGGGGCGAAGAGGAGGGAGGTGGGTCAGGAGAGGTGGGGGGGACAGCAGGGGTTGAAGGAGGAGTGGATACAGTTGGAGGTTCTTCTGGTTTCACCGACTTCTCTACCTGAGCCTCCTGATCTTTACTTATTGGGGGTGTGGTAGGGGTACTGGGGATTGGGGGGGTTGGGAGGGTTTGTGGGATTGGCACTCCTGGTGTGGGCACCTCAGCCCCCCTGTGAGCTGAGGAGGACTTTATGGGACCAGGTGGGAGCGGGCTACTCGGCGATGCAGCAAGGCGTCGCTTGGGGATCACAATGAAAGAGTTCTTGGACTGCAGTCGTAAGTTTGCCAGAGCCAGAGCCTGGGTGTCCCCATCAGGGATCAGGGTCAGGTCTGGCTTTGAGGAGGGACGGATCTCAAAATCAGGGGAGGATCGCACCATCTTGGAGGTGATTGGGCTGGTGGGGGTCTCTGGAGAACATGGCACCTTTGGTTTGGGTGGCACCTCAGCACTGACCCGGTCTGGCTCGTCTCTGGGAGTCTCAAACCTCTGGCGGAAGGAGGACACAAACTGGGGACTTCCCAGCTCTGATTCGGCCGGCTGTGGTTTTGGTTTGGAAGACCAGGGACTGTGGAAGACTGGAGATGTTGGCTGCCAGCTGCCCGGGCTCCCCAGGGAGGAACCCGGCCTGGCCTTTGGCACCAGATCTGCTTGTGGCTTGGACCAGAGTCGAGGCCTGCTGCTGGTACTGTCCAGGTCCAGCAGGTTCTCCGTGCTGTGAGACTTCTTCTGCAGCTTCCCATATTTGCTGTCAAACTTCTGCAGGATCCTGCTGACCCTGCCTTGACCCTCAAGTGCGTCCCGCGGGTCTTCAGGACCAGGACGGCCCAGGGTGCTCAGGTTCTCCTCGCTTTTGCTTAACGTGGTATCGTAGATGACCACCTCCTTGGCTCTGATCTCAGTGACAGCACTGCCTCTCCGGTCCAGGAGGTCGTTCAGGGAGCTGTACCCACTCACCCCGTTCAGCTGGGGGCTTTTAACCCTCCCGCCCTCCTGTAAGTAATCCGGATCGGActcgatgatgatgatgttatcGGCTCTGATGGTCCGGATGCCGGGGACGCTGCCGTACAGCTCTAGGATGTGCTGCCCGGGCCGGGAGCCGTTCTCTCGGTCCTGCCGCCTCCGCCGCTCCTTCTCCAGCTTAATGAACGGGTTCTCCTCCAGCGGCCCGAGGCTCTCCTGGAGAACAAGGCTTTCCTGGAGCGCCAGGCTCTCCCCGGGTGTCGTCCTCTCGGCCACCGCCGGTCGCTGCTCTTTGTTGCCGTACTGTTGTCCGGCGGGGCTGATGCTGTAGTTCCGCCCGGACAGACCGCTCGCCCCGCCGCCGCTGCCGTTCACGGCCCCCGCCCCCGTCCCCGTCCCCTCACCGTTCAGCCGCTCCGGAGCACCAGACCCTCCGCCCTTCGCCTTCCTCCTCTCCAGAATCTCTCGCTTCCAGGCCGGCATCCGTGGGCTCTCCTGCCCGAGGACGCGCACCTCTCCTCCGGCAGACATCGTGGAGGTGCTGCGGGGGACGGACTGGGCGGCAGAGAAGAGAGGACGGCTCCGGCTCTGAAGCGGGACTCAGCCGCGGTCCAGAGGGCTTGTATCCGGCTCTGTATGCGTGCTTCTCCCGCACGGTTCACCGCTCACTCACACGCATCCTTCCGTCTGCCTTCACACCGTCTGGATGCTTTTCTCCCCACAGCCGTGAACGCAGCTCCGCCCTCCGCAGAGCCACGAGCCGCTTAGTCCCACAACCTCACCGGTGATTGGTCGTTGACATAAACAGATACACCCACTTTATTTGTTCTTAGCGCCGCACACAGACGTCAATCAAGCCTGATACGTTCAAGTGTCTCTGTACTTTTTATCATCAATCCAGCCTTCATCAAAACcgtaaaaaagaaatacattattatttattttttcccccctaaaatagggatttaaatttattttaatatttaataattataaattcaatgtgattttttttttccaaaaacgtCAGTCAAGTCTGACGCATTAAAGCGCCTCTGTACTTTTTTGCATCAATACGTAAAtcgtaaaataaaatatgattacATTTATGATTATTTTCTCTTAAAGTATGGATTTAAAAagattagttattattataatttcaatgtgattttctttttcccaTAAACATCAATCAAGCATGATGCATTCAAGTGcctctgtgctttttttttttttgcaatcttCATCAAAatcgtaaaaaaataaattattaatatattatcttaattttttttttatcattgtcaTCAATGTAATAATCTGCATCCACATGGAAGTGATACATGATGTGAATTATTTTCCCTTAAACTAAGGATTTAGAATAATTCATATTCTAAttttaaagatgatttttttttttttttccataaacgtgagttgtttttttttaaggggaCAATAttggcaaaaacacaaaataaaaaattaaaaaaaactttagattCAATATGGCTCCTTCATTTTGGAAAATTGTATGTGTTGGTGTCACTTCTGCATGCTTTgtgatgtgttgtttttttttttggtgtgttttttcttcattccaATGCAACACATGTTCATTGTGCACAATTTTGTATATAACTTgcatgtatgtttgtatgactTAGCCCTAATTTATGTAAAGtccattttttaaacattcctGTCATTGAGACTTCATTGTAAAATAGAAATGGTTTGTTTTGAGTTCCACTGTGTGCAGGTTACACCCTGCTTAGGTCACCAATGTGTCATCATCATAAATTTTGACTGGCCTTTATATAAAGTACTATTTCCTGTATTTGTGCATTATTACTGCTTGTGTCCAGGCTGTTGATGGTGATGTCACCTGTTAATAATCCAAGCACACGTCCTCCTATAGTGCACATGAATCAGCACTTAGAGAGCTATTCTTGGGTACTACATGAGATTACTGCacctcatgaaatattaaccgCAGACTCATCATTACAAGCACATCTGAAGAgcggagaggaggaggaggagggagaaaATATGACTATTTAATCTCACAGCAACCCTTAAATTACACCTAATATTGTACacttagtgtgtagtgtgttacATATAGATTTaaacatatagatttacatTATGTAAAACACTATTTGTTTACATTCATATCTAAGTATTTATTGATGAGTATCATGTGACAGCTTGAGGTCAGGGTCGTCGAGCCTTCGTCAGTGGCTTGTCCACATTTGAATGAACACAAACAAGgtaaagtgcttttattttgaaggggatttgttattttgtttcttaACAGTCACACTTCTAAGAGGGAGTAGTTTCATCTCCTCAAAGAGAAGAGTTTACACTTTTACACACaggtgaaaatatattttggatcattatattgtatgaacaatataattatactgtttgtacaatataatatcatgtttgtacaatataattatattgttcatatAATATAGTGATCCAAAATATAATTTCCCTTGTGGCAGCTCTACGCTTCTGTAAAAGCACAATTTTCAGTATCTAGTGAAAAGTTATTAAGTAGAGTGAAATTCCGATAcattttgcatcattttgacTCTTAAAATGTCTTCTATTACATTACATTGTTTTCTAGATTTTAATTAAAAGTGTGAAACCATTATTTGAagtgttaaaatgttttttttttttttttttctcgcttTATCACCTGttagacaataaagaaaactgtAATCTAAATGCGGCAATTATTTTGTAGGGGCCTGAgggtaaatgaacaaaattatttttttaagaagtaaaaaaaaaaaacatttaaaagtgaaggaatgaaggacaacaaaaacatacaataaacaacaagaaatacacaaaattaaccaaaaaacagatgactaaaaatacaaaaactgaaatttacaaaaatatacaaaacaacagatcAACActcaaaattaaccaaaaaaagaaataaaatacacgaaaataagtgaaatttaaaaaatgacaacaaaaatacacaaaatgactcaaaaaaagcatacaaaaatatagaacaatacacaaaaggacaacaaaaagaacataAATTTGCAATTTgactaaagcagtgattctcaactggtgggtcgggacccaaaagtgggtcgtggatctgtactgggtgggtcgcaaaAAGGTGGCCAAAAAAacttaatgtctgtcatgtgagacttgtcatttattttgaaagaaacttttcttttgacaggcatgctgtgaaaagcatgttgcacagcaaaatatatagatttatgttttaaaactgtttatatatgcgtgttttcaacagctagcTTTGAATAAAACTAAATCTGGTTGGttggatcaaaaaaaaaaaaaaatagtgggtCGCGACTTGATGACCGAGGCAAaaagtgggtcccagggtgggacaagttgagaacccctgaactaaagtatccaaatcataataaaaaataaaagcacaagagaTTGctccaaaaataacagaaaagtaaataaaaccacaacagaaatacacaaaactgactCCAGTGATGATCGGAtcacacaatcacattttgtgaTTAAAGTTGCATCTATTGCATTGAGTGAGCCAGTAGGGGGCAGTAGTCAGCTGCGTATCAATACACTGTATAAGGCCTTCTCAACACAAAGATCAAAAGTGTTTACTTCAGCAAAAATTTggctttgaaataaaaaattgatacaacctgaaaatgtattttattattaaatgttttgcaCTGATTTGTGACCTCTGTTTATTTTCTATTGTCCTCCATCTACCATCACTGTTGAAATTTTCCACTAAAGACAGAAGTAGATCATAAGCACAGTGGCTAGATGTTagactttttattatttacaagaTGTATGTACATCATCCCACATCAAAGTTCCCATCATAAAAACATTATAGgataaattaaattcaatagATTCACTCCCACATGAATATAAAACAAAGAACTGCTCCTCAGGAAGAAACTGAAGACTCATAGCCATAAAATTATGACCACTAGGTAGGAGATAGAAGGAAAAAAGATAGAATAAATGGGGTAAAAGCAGGGGAAAAAATGGTGAGtggtagaaaataaataattttataaaaAGGTTGGTCCAAACGGTGCAGCAAACGGACATGATGTAAAGCAGGTGGTCATAATTTTATGGGTGACGAGTCTTAATCACAGTGAggacaacaaacaaacagtcaAACGTCATCTGAACGATGAATCATCAGAAGAAAtcattttaaagggatcctccactgttttttacaaaagtggccttaaaatctttcaaatgtacttattagtcgGTCTacgcctaacaaaacacattattttgcaccgtattcgttttattaacgctttaaaaaatgggactactttaccgttctaaaacctgtgttccgccatcttgaaatcacgtgattgatgatgtcactcgGCCGccctgcctgtaaacatccaatcgtttagcagctttttcaagaaaatgtaaagatgtCAACGTTTTGCTTAccgaaagaataaaaaaatatttatgaccgcagggggcgacagttccaactttgcggtttggtagtaagacaatgaagcagagaagaagagctcagtgcgctgacatgctctggtggctaaagttagcaagtaaatcacagactgttgaaggactcccactcaaaaggacttctatcctcagggtttgtgtgtcttcaacagtccgtgatttactcgtcaacttcagccaccagagcatgtcagcgcactgtttaaggggagTAAAGGTCTCTTagcagagctcttcttctctgcttcattgtctattaccaaaccgcagagttggaactgttgccccctgcGGCCACAGATtctttttcaggtcacaactgCTTTTATATTCTTTTGTTAAACTAAAGACATCGACATCTTAAACTTTTCCttattatttagagcaaccaaaagcagcacaaattgtcattttgacagaaaaagctgctaaattatcgcCTACTttactgtgtttgtgtgta
It includes:
- the tprn gene encoding taperin; this translates as MSAGGEVRVLGQESPRMPAWKREILERRKAKGGGSGAPERLNGEGTGTGAGAVNGSGGGASGLSGRNYSISPAGQQYGNKEQRPAVAERTTPGESLALQESLVLQESLGPLEENPFIKLEKERRRRQDRENGSRPGQHILELYGSVPGIRTIRADNIIIIESDPDYLQEGGRVKSPQLNGVSGYSSLNDLLDRRGSAVTEIRAKEVVIYDTTLSKSEENLSTLGRPGPEDPRDALEGQGRVSRILQKFDSKYGKLQKKSHSTENLLDLDSTSSRPRLWSKPQADLVPKARPGSSLGSPGSWQPTSPVFHSPWSSKPKPQPAESELGSPQFVSSFRQRFETPRDEPDRVSAEVPPKPKVPCSPETPTSPITSKMVRSSPDFEIRPSSKPDLTLIPDGDTQALALANLRLQSKNSFIVIPKRRLAASPSSPLPPGPIKSSSAHRGAEVPTPGVPIPQTLPTPPIPSTPTTPPISKDQEAQVEKSVKPEEPPTVSTPPSTPAVPPTSPDPPPSSSPPPADQLPVTNIDEVEVEPPQRVPVPSPVVHRRKGNTFTVVPKRRVDPEGSPEPPQDALSEAPPGSTPPQAPYSQLGTLLKKRYPAAEDIQVVGGYLSLDKSCLAKTGSGGKKLNISFNESSLHSTYEYPCESSVWDSEDEEEDKVRKLDDQQPSIVGRIHIPRPSLSTSSNNHSSNGTDLSNYVPKHTVDFNTWQELKRDENVYKKEEEEEEQRPTMTEEVMLTPADSSSHSDYSSEPALYF